The stretch of DNA GCCTTTGGGGTCAGACGCGCCGTAAACCACCCGCCCAATGCGAGCATTAGAAATCGCGCCTGCGCACATGGTGCAAGGCTCTAGCGTAACGTAAAGCGTGAGCCCCGTGAGGCGGTAATTGCCGCGCGCGTAGCACCCGTCCCGAATAGCGAGGATTTCCGCATGGGCCGTCGGGTCATCAATGCCGATGGGCGCATTACCACTGCGCGCAATCACAGTATCGGACACAGGGTCAACGAGCACAGCCCCCACAGGCACCTCGCCGCGTGAAGATGCCGCTTGCGCCTCGGCTAGGGCTTGCTGCATATAGAGCCTATCTTGCGCATCAGTCATGCGCTTTTCATTGGGCCAAAGCCCGCAAAGGTCAATCCTGTCATGGCAGAAAATAAAAACAATCCCTCGAATAAAGGGGAAAAGCCCAAGGCCAATGATGCCCGAAATAACGATGGAAGCGATCGCATCGCCAAAGTTATGGCGCGGGCCGGTGTGGCGTCGCGGCGCGATTGCGAGAAGTTGATTGATGAAGGACGCGTCAAGGTCAACGGTATCGTGCTGACAACGCCTGCGTTTAAGGTCACCCGCAAAGACGAGATTTTATTTGATGACAAACCACTAGCCGCAAAAGAGCCGCCGCGCGTTTGGCGTTATCACAAACCCAGCGGATTAGTGACGTCCCATAAAGATGAGAAAGGCCGTCGGTCGGTCTTTGATAATATGCCCAAAGATATGCCGCGCGTGATTTCCGTTGGGCGGCTCGATATCACCTCTGAGGGGCTGTTGCTTATGACCAATGACGGCGAAGTTGCGCGGGCCTTAGAACTGCCCAAGACGGGTTTTCTGCGCCGTTACCGCGCACGTGCCTTTGGCCATGTCACCCAAGACCGCCTTGATAGCCTGAAAAAGGGCATTGATATTGACGGCGTCCCCTCTGGCCCGATTGAAGCCACGTTGGATAAGCAACAAGGCAGCAATGCGTGGATTACCGTTACCATTCGCGAGGGTAAAAACCGCGAAGTGCGCCGTGCGCTGGATACGCTTGGGCTAGAAGTGAACCGCCTGATCCGTACCAGTTACGGGCCTTTCCAATTGGGTAAGCTACCCCCAGGTCAAGTCGAAGAAGTCCCCAATGACGCGCTGATTGAACAAATCGGGCATTTGGTCAAAATTCCTTATGTTAAACCCGGCATGCATAGCGGTAAAAGCGCGGGCGCAAATGTCAGTGACGCGCCAGTGCGCAAAGCTCGCGCGCCAAAACGCGGCACATTCGCCAGTGCCAAACGCTTTCAAAATAAAGACGAGGCTTCTGCGCCCAATGAAAAACCTAAGGGAAAACCAAAAAGAGCGGGCGGTAAAACAGAGTTTAAAACAGGTGGACGTCCTGTCGCGGGCAAAGGCAAACGCTCTGCGCCCAAAGCCCCGCCCAAAGGTCGCGGAAAGTTCGCCAAACGATGAGAGCCTATAAATGAGAATAGTCAGCGGCAGATTACGCGGGCGCAATATCGCGACACCGCCCGGGCGAGGCACACGGCCTACCTCGGATCAAACACGCGAGTCTATCTTTAATATCCTCGCCCATGCCCCATGGGCACCGCCGCTTGACGGGGCGATTGCCGCTGATATTTTTGCAGGGTCTGGCGCGCTGGGGTTTGAAGCGATTTCGCGCGGGGCAGAGTTTTGCTTGTTTGTCGAAACAGAGCCCAAAGCCCGCGCCGCCATTCGCGACAATATGGAAAAAATGGACTTGTTTGGCTGTACCCGATTGCATCGCCGTGATGCGACCAAACTGAAAATAGCGCCGGGAAATCTACGCGGGGCGTTCACGCTTATCTTCATGGATCCGCCTTATAATAAAGGGCTGTGGAAACCTGTGTTATGGGCGTTAAAAGACCAAAACTTGGTCGCGGATGACGGTGTCATTATCCTCGAAGTCGCGGCTGATGAAGAAGACATCGAGATTCGCGGATTTGATATTGCCGCAGATAAAACATGGGGCGCGGCGCGCGTCTTATTCTTAACAAAAGCAGCTTAAACAAAGCAGCGGGATTAATGTCCCGTTCACACTCAAATTGTAGTCTATATCAATGTTCTTAAGGCCAATATTGGGATGGCTGATATTCATGCTGCTAAGCTTTGGCAGTAGCCTATTTGCCCATGCGCAGCTTTTAACAAGCAATCTTGAAGTCCGCACACTCACAAATGTCAGCTATAGTTGGCAGACGGTGGCGCTAGAAAACAGCTATACGGACCCGATTGTGGTTTGCACTTATAATCTGGCGTCGGACAGTAACCCGTCTGCCACTACCCGCATCCGCAGCATTACAAGCACCAGCTTTGATCTCAAAATTCAGCAATTTGAGGACAGCAGCAGCGTCACGGCAGGCACAGTCTATTGCATTATCTCTGATGAAGGGGCCTATAACGCAGGCGGGCTGAAATATGAGGCACGCAAAGTCACCGCCCCAAATACCGCGGGCAATTCTGTGCCAAATAGCTGGAACCTTGTTAACAATGTCGATGTAAGCACATCAGTTACACAAAGCTACGCCGCCCCTGTCGTGCTAGGTCAAGTCATGTCCTTTAATGACAATCGCGCTTCTGTCTTTTGGACTTATGATTGCGACACGCGCGGCAACCGCCCGTTTCAATCCGGCATGGCGGACGGCATCTGCGTGGGCAAACATATCGGCCAAATTAACAGCACACGCGCGTCAGAGACATTAGGTTACTTCGTTGTCGAAGGCGGCACAGGCACCGTCAATGGTATTAGCTTCGCCGCTGCCGTAGGTGCAGATACAGGCGGCGGTGTTGGCAACAATCCACCTTATAGCTACACCGTTAGCGGCGATTTTGATATGGGCATCTTAACCCAAGCGGGCGAGGACGGCGGCCAAGGCGGTTGGGCGATTTTATACGGCGCAGACCCCCTACCGAACAACCGTGTGCAATGGGCGATTGAAGAGGAAACAGTCGCGGGCGACACAGGCCGCAGCCACACAACTGAACAAGTCGCCTATTGGTTATTTGATAATAACCAGAGCGCTCTGCTGGGTGCTGATAAATCAGTTGGCATGTCAACGGACGCAGTCTCGCCCTATGCTATCCCCGGCTCGGATGTGATTTACAATATCACCGTGACCAATACGGGCGACGGGCCCGTGGACGCAGATACGCTCTTCCTCGTGGACCCCCTGCCCCCACAAACGCGTCTCTACACAGGTGATATAGACGGCCCCGGCCCAGAGACAGACGCCGTTATCCTATCTGATGCTGGCTCTGGCGTGAGCCTTAACCTCGGCACAGATGTCGGCTTTTCCAACGCCGCCACTGCGCCCGCCACCATGGTCAGTTGTAACTACACGCCCATTGGGCTTTACGACACCGCCGTCACCCACATCTGCCTCGCCCCCAAAGGCGTGATGAGCGAAGGTGTGATTACGCCGAGTAGCTTCACCGTGAGCTTTCGGGTCGGAATTGAGTAGTTTGGCTTGACGAATGAGGTGTTTTGTGTGTATATAAATACACATAGGCTATTACCACCTCTTGCCTGATAAGTCATGATCAAATCAGTTAGGGTGCAGTATGAACAGCCGAACGCTCATTAAGAAACTGAAAGCAGATGGATGGTATTTGGATAGAACACGCGGATCGCATCACCACTTTATACATGATAGCAAGCCCGGCATCGTCACTGTCCCCCATCCTAAGCATGATTTAAAGAAAGGGACGCTACGTTCAATCTACCGCCAAGCGGGTTTGAAGTGGCCACCACAATAAAATGTTTTATATTGGCTTAATTCACAAAGACGACAGTTCAAGTTACGGCATTTGCTTTCCTGACTTTCCGGGCTGTATCTCTGCGGGTGATACGTTTGAAGAGGTCATGGCCATGGGCAAAGAGGCCCTAGGGTTTCACGTCGAAGCCATGAAAGACCATGGCTATGATATTCCTAAACCAAGGTCGCTCGCGGAAATCGAAGCTGATAAAGACGGTTTCTGGCAAGAAGATTTTCAAGACGCGCAAATTGTACGCGTTCCCCTTGTCACAAACTTTGACCCGCCCAAGCGCGTCAATATCTCTATCAACTCATCCCTGCTTACCGCCATAGACCAAGCCGCCAAAGAACAAGGCATGACAAGAAGTGCGTTCCTCGCTAGTGCCGCTTTGCAGCATTTGGGCTAGCGCCGCCCAAAAAGCCGCTCAATATCGGCGAGTTTCAATTCCACATAAGTCGGCCGTCCGTGGTTACATTGTCCGCTATGCGGTGTGGCTTCCATTTGGCGCAGCAGTGCGTTCATCTCGACACCGTTGAGACGCCGTCCTGCGCGGACAGAGCCGTGGCACGCCATGGTGCCGCAGACATGTTCAAACCGTTCTTTCAGACTTAGCGCTTCGTCATATTCGGCCAAATCATCGGCAAGATCGCGCAGCAGGCCTTGAACGTTGACCTCCCCCAGCAGCGCAGGCGTTTCACGCACCGCGACTGCGCCGCTACCAAACGGTTCTATCACAAGACCCATCTCAGAAAGTTCATCAACACGGGCCAAAATCCGCGTGGCGTCGTCCTCAGACAGGTCCACAATATCGGGGATCAGCAGCGCTTGGCGCTCTACGCCTTTACCTGCCATGGCGTCTTTCATACGTTCATAGACCAGTCGTTCATGGGCCGCGTGTTGATCGACAATGACGATACCGTCCGTTGTTTGCGCGACGATATAGGTCTCGTGGAGTTGTGCGCGCGCCGCACCTAGCGGATGCCCTGTCAAATCTGGCGCGGGTTGCGGCGCGAAACCGCGCTCTGCCCCGTAAGGCACGAAACCCTCTGGCGCCTCTTCGACCCGCGCGGAAAAACCGTCGACAAGCGGTTGAAGCTGCGAATCGGGCGGGCGGGCACTCGGTTGATAGCCGCCGTAACGGCCTTGGAAGCTTTGCGGATATCCATTAGGCGCAACGCCGCCTTGGTGCACCCCCTGGCCCGCCTGAATACGGCCCAGCGCGTAATCTGATACTGTTGTACTGGCGCGGTGCCCAGCGCCCGCCAACGCATGGCGCAGGGCTGAGACAATCAAACCGCGCACCAATCCCGGATCGCGAAAGCGCACTTCGGTCTTGGCGGGGTGAACGTTTACATCGACGTAATCTCGCGGCAAATCCAGATAGAGCGCGACAAGCGGATGACGGTCACGTGCGAGAAAATCCTGGTAAGCCCCGCGCACGGCCCCCGTCAG from Fretibacter rubidus encodes:
- a CDS encoding type II toxin-antitoxin system HicB family antitoxin; this translates as MFYIGLIHKDDSSSYGICFPDFPGCISAGDTFEEVMAMGKEALGFHVEAMKDHGYDIPKPRSLAEIEADKDGFWQEDFQDAQIVRVPLVTNFDPPKRVNISINSSLLTAIDQAAKEQGMTRSAFLASAALQHLG
- the mutL gene encoding DNA mismatch repair endonuclease MutL, with protein sequence MSIRRLPSETVNRIAAGEVVERPASVIKELTENAIDAGATQIDIRYEDGGRTLITVTDDGKGMSRDELPIAIERHATSKLSPDGEGHWDLLNIGTMGFRGEALPSIGSVARLSITSQTMDDGSAWTLSIEGGTVAPIRPAPRWGLHGTRVEVRDLFYATPARLKFLKSERSETLAISDIVKRMAMANPNVGFTLGTSVRTSFKVARQSADVEGRLKRLADVLGHDFGDNALSIDTDREGVKLKGFAGLPTLSRGNAQHQYLFVNGRPVRDKLLTGAVRGAYQDFLARDRHPLVALYLDLPRDYVDVNVHPAKTEVRFRDPGLVRGLIVSALRHALAGAGHRASTTVSDYALGRIQAGQGVHQGGVAPNGYPQSFQGRYGGYQPSARPPDSQLQPLVDGFSARVEEAPEGFVPYGAERGFAPQPAPDLTGHPLGAARAQLHETYIVAQTTDGIVIVDQHAAHERLVYERMKDAMAGKGVERQALLIPDIVDLSEDDATRILARVDELSEMGLVIEPFGSGAVAVRETPALLGEVNVQGLLRDLADDLAEYDEALSLKERFEHVCGTMACHGSVRAGRRLNGVEMNALLRQMEATPHSGQCNHGRPTYVELKLADIERLFGRR
- the rsmD gene encoding 16S rRNA (guanine(966)-N(2))-methyltransferase RsmD — encoded protein: MRIVSGRLRGRNIATPPGRGTRPTSDQTRESIFNILAHAPWAPPLDGAIAADIFAGSGALGFEAISRGAEFCLFVETEPKARAAIRDNMEKMDLFGCTRLHRRDATKLKIAPGNLRGAFTLIFMDPPYNKGLWKPVLWALKDQNLVADDGVIILEVAADEEDIEIRGFDIAADKTWGAARVLFLTKAA
- the tadA gene encoding tRNA adenosine(34) deaminase TadA; this encodes MTDAQDRLYMQQALAEAQAASSRGEVPVGAVLVDPVSDTVIARSGNAPIGIDDPTAHAEILAIRDGCYARGNYRLTGLTLYVTLEPCTMCAGAISNARIGRVVYGASDPKGGAVDSGVQFFQSPTCHHKPEVTRGVMEGESAAMLKAFFRARRKKTSRKKTSTG
- a CDS encoding pseudouridine synthase; its protein translation is MRISHALFIGPKPAKVNPVMAENKNNPSNKGEKPKANDARNNDGSDRIAKVMARAGVASRRDCEKLIDEGRVKVNGIVLTTPAFKVTRKDEILFDDKPLAAKEPPRVWRYHKPSGLVTSHKDEKGRRSVFDNMPKDMPRVISVGRLDITSEGLLLMTNDGEVARALELPKTGFLRRYRARAFGHVTQDRLDSLKKGIDIDGVPSGPIEATLDKQQGSNAWITVTIREGKNREVRRALDTLGLEVNRLIRTSYGPFQLGKLPPGQVEEVPNDALIEQIGHLVKIPYVKPGMHSGKSAGANVSDAPVRKARAPKRGTFASAKRFQNKDEASAPNEKPKGKPKRAGGKTEFKTGGRPVAGKGKRSAPKAPPKGRGKFAKR
- a CDS encoding type II toxin-antitoxin system HicA family toxin, translated to MNSRTLIKKLKADGWYLDRTRGSHHHFIHDSKPGIVTVPHPKHDLKKGTLRSIYRQAGLKWPPQ